The Juglans regia cultivar Chandler chromosome 2, Walnut 2.0, whole genome shotgun sequence genome includes a window with the following:
- the LOC108994178 gene encoding 40S ribosomal protein S26-1-like, which yields MTFKHRNGGRNKHDRGHVKFIRCSNYGKCCPIKRFLMQNIVEQAAVRDVQEACVYDQYFLPKLYAKMQYCVSCAIHSHVVRVCSRTNRRNREPPQLFIKRRDDQQMPGQPSQAPRLVGARNLVCA from the coding sequence ATGACTTTCAAGCACAGGAATGGTGGACGCAACAAGCACGACCGTGGCCACGTCAAGTTTATTCGCTGCTCTAACTACGGTAAATGCTGCCCAATCAAGAGGTTCCTCATGCAGAACATTGTTGAGCAAGCTGCAGTTAGAGATGTCCAAGAAGCTTGTGTCTACGATCAATATTTTCTTCCCAAGCTGTATGCAAAGATGCAGTATTGTGTTTCTTGTGCGATTCACTCTCACGTTGTGAGGGTATGCTCTCGCACTAATAGAAGAAACCGTGAACCACCACAGCTCTTCATCAAGCGCAGGGATGATCAACAAATGCCAGGTCAGCCAAGTCAAGCACCTCGTCTTGTTGGAGCTAGGAATCTCGTCTGTGCTTAA
- the LOC108994210 gene encoding protein LONGIFOLIA 1-like has translation MAAKLLHSLADDNPDLQKQIGCMTGIFQIFDRPNVLTGRRISHKSLPPGNSHFNNGSLERESNYIYHRQTTAEISLNKNVHEKQRISTESSRASFSSSCSSTLSSLDCNKTTQPETSSDRVSFPETPSRDPAMNQPSTSPYVGRQSLDLRDVVKDSMYREARGLSIRTSTNEEPVNHARKHRDSPRPLQLSKSVDGSHGVGVNIKKKTPDDLKESLNVLAKLQETPWYYNEAKEHPTSTYEAKDGPWHSISRDAPRFSYDGREINRLSFESRETLKSTLKLKELPRLSLDSKESSWQSSNSDSKLNHLKNFHNGGNLEDKALNIPQSSGTQKRPPSVVAKLMGLESLPDSALDSDGHLDVIKSHEVEDSDPFSRSLKTKDLNGAIRVSKSPRNSSKDPTSPRWKNPDFFMKPISSSRFPIEPAPWKQLDGNRVSQKQAFRPAKVPPMAPNSFNSVCGEIEKRLKDPEFKQSGKNFRALKQILEAMQAKGLLETGKEEQTSEFGVQGVSEPKYNSSNQNSKSHSHQIPQRNHVIASPSGGSNSSRTFGSPIVIMKPAKLDGRSGIPASSVIPMDDISGLHRIQGCGFADAKKGSINSQTAKDQSLKSSRRNTAVSSTDKKASGRTIRSTQSSSRSQHSSKENAISSGKGSGSVSPRLQQKKLELEKRSRPPTPPSESNKPRRQSNRQLKDSGSSGVKVRPQSSNSQLSDDQLSELSYESRSLSCQGDDMSVQSDSNTILDSKIDIEVTSTAQSIEVNGSQSPSMKAVNYSASCSMQKEPTPRLDEDESLAELATVAPEHPSPVSVLDGSVYRDDAPSPVKQTPNSLKGDGAQDYNDSHVVDQWNPTDNLLSNGMESGLTSEISRKKLQNIEHLVQKLRRLNSNHDEGRTDYIASLCENSNPDHRYISEILLASGLLLIDLSSELTTFQLHPSGYPINPELFFVLEQTKASSLLLKEDRSPGMSANSKTDREKFHRKLIFDAVNEVLVTKLFFTGICPEPWLKPERLARKTFSAQKLLKELCIEIEQFQAKKLVGSLEDEEDGLKSILWEDVMHRSGSWTGFLQGEVSGMVLDVERLIFKDLVDEIVIGEATSMRAKRGRRRQLFAK, from the exons ATGGCTGCAAAGCTTTTACATTCTTTAGCTGATGACAATCCAGATTTGCAGAAGCAAATAGGATGCATGACTGGGATATTTCAAATCTTTGATCGTCCTAACGTCCTCACTGGTAGGCGCATTAGCCACAAGAGCCTTCCTCCAG GTAATTCCCATTTCAACAATGGCAGCCTGGAAAGAGAGTCTAATTACATATACCATCGACAGACAACAGCT GAAATAAGTTTAAACAAGAATGTGCACGAGAAACAAAGAATTTCAACAGAATCTTCAAGAGCCTCTTTCTCATCCTCTTGTTCATCTACCTTGTCTTCTCTGGACTGCAACAAAACAACTCAGCCAGAAACCTCATCTGATCGAGTAAGTTTTCCTGAAACTCCATCGAGGGACCCAGCGATGAATCAGCCAAGTACCTCTCCATATGTAGGGCGGCAGTCCCTTGATCTTCGTGATGTGGTCAAGGACTCCATGTATAGGGAAGCTAGAGGACTATCAATTAGAACTTCAACAAATGAGGAACCAGTAAATCATGCCAGAAAGCATAGAGATTCCCCAAGGCCTTTACAGCTGTCCAAGTCTGTGGATGGATCTCATGGAGTTGGggttaacataaaaaaaaaaacacctgaCGATCTGAAGGAGTCTCTTAACGTTCTTGCTAAACTTCAAGAAACTCCTTGGTATTACAATGAAGCAAAGGAACATCCAACATCAACATATGAAGCGAAAGATGGGCCATGGCATTCGATTTCAAGGGATGCTCCCAGGTTTTCTTACGATGGGAGAGAGATAAATCGTTTATCCTTTGAATCACGAGAAACCCTCAAATCCACATTAAAGCTTAAAGAGCTGCCCAGACTTTCACTGGACAGTAAGGAAAGTTCATGGCAGAGTTCCAACTCTGATTCAAAACTTAATCACCTAAAAAACTTCCATAATGGTGGCAACTTAGAGGACAAAGCCCTTAATATACCCCAATCATCAGGAACTCAGAAGCGGCCTCCTAGTGTTGTGGCAAAGTTAATGGGCTTGGAATCCTTGCCTGATTCTGCATTGGATAGTGATGGTCATTTGGATGTGATCAAATCCCATGAAGTTGAAGATAGTGATCCCTTCTCAAGGTCTTTAAAAACAAAGGATCTAAATGGGGCTATCAGAGTTTCTAAATCCCCCAGAAACTCATCAAAGGACCCAACATCCCCACGCTGGAAGAATCCTGATTTTTTCATGAAACCCATTTCAAGTTCAAGATTTCCAATTGAACCAGCTCCTTGGAAGCAACTGGATGGAAATAGAGTTTCACAGAAACAAGCTTTCAGGCCTGCAAAAGTTCCACCAATGGCACCGAACTCCTTCAATTCTGTTTgtggtgagattgagaagaggtTGAAAGATCCTGAATTTAAACAATCTGGGAAGAATTTTAGAGCCCTTAAACAGATACTGGAAGCAATGCAGGCAAAGGGGTTATTAGAGACCGGAAAAGAAGAACAAACTTCAGAGTTTGGAGTTCAAGGAGTCTCTGAACCAAAATACAATAGTtcaaatcaaaattcaaaatcacaCAGCCACCAAATCCCACAGAGAAACCATGTTATTGCTTCTCCCAGTGGGGGTTCTAATTCTTCGAGGACTTTTGGTTCCCCCATTGTGATCATGAAACCAGCTAAGCTTGATGGAAGATCTGGTATTCCTGCCTCCTCAGTAATTCCAATGGATGATATTTCTGGTCTGCACAGAATTCAGGGTTGTGGATTTGCAGATGCTAAAAAAGGTTCAATTAATAGCCAAACAGCTAAAGATCAGTCTCTGAAAAGCAGTCGCAGGAACACTGCTGTTAGTTCCACTGATAAGAAAGCTAGTGGCAGGACCATTAGATCAACACAATCTTCATCAAGGTCTCAACATTCCTCAAAAGAAAACGCCATAAGTTCCGGAAAGGGCTCTGGATCTGTTAGCCCAAGACTGCAACAGAAGAAGCTTGAGTTGGAGAAGCGATCTCGTCCACCTACCCCTCCATCTGAGTCAAACAAACCCAGAAGACAATCCAACCGACAACTAAAAGACTCAGGTTCCTCAGGTGTAAAAGTCAGACCACAATCTTCTAACTCACAGCTAAGTGATGACCAATTGAGTGAGCTGAGTTATGAATCAAGAAGTCTGAGTTGTCAAGGAGATGACATGTCTGTGCAATCGGACAGTAATACCATATTGGACTCAAAGATTGACATTGAAGTCACGAGTACTGCACAATCTATTGAGGTCAATGGCAGCCAGAGTCCATCTATGAAGGCTGTCAATTACTCTGCTTCTTGCTCAATGCAAAAA GAACCCACTCCAAGGTTGGATGAAGATGAATCATTGGCAGAACTTGCTACTGTTGCCCCAGAACATCCCAGTCCTGTCTCTGTGCTTGATGGCTCGGTATATAGAGATGATGCACCATCTCCTGTAAAGCAGACGCCAAATTCCCTCAAAG GTGATGGTGCTCAAGATTATAATGACAGCCACGTTGTAGATCAATGGAACCCTACAGATAACCTCTTATCTAATGGCATGGAGTCTGGTCTTACCTCAGAGATCAGTCGCAAGAAATTACAGAACATCGAACACTTAGTTCAGAAACTTAGGCGGCTGAACTCCAATCATGATGAAGGCAGAACAGATTACATAGCATCACTCTGTGAGAATTCAAATCCAGACCACAGATACATATCTGAAATATTGTTAGCTTCAGGCCTTCTTCTCATTGACCTTAGCTCTGAGCTAACGACATTTCAGCTGCACCCATCAGGCTACCCTATTAACCCTGAGTTATTCTTTGTTTTGGAGCAAACCAAGGCAAGCAGTTTGCTTTTAAAAGAAGATAGAAGCCCAGGAATGTCTGCCAATTCAAAGACAGACCGGGAGAAATTTCACCGTAAACTTATATTTGATGCAGTTAATGAGGTTCTTGTTACAAAGTTATTTTTCACTGGCATTTGTCCTGAGCCATGGCTGAAGCCTGAAAGACTGGCAAGGAAGACCTTTAGTGCACAAAAGCTTCTTAAAGAATTGTGCATTGAGATAGAACAGTTTCAAGCCAAGAAGTTGGTGGGCAGCTTGGAGGATGAGGAGGATGGATTGAAAAGTATCTTGTGGGAGGATGTGATGCATCGGTCGGGGAGTTGGACTGGTTTCCTGCAGGGTGAGGTCTCAGGCATGGTGCTAGATGTTGAGAGATTGATTTTTAAGGACTTAGTTGATGAGATTGTGATTGGTGAGGCAACTAGTATGCGAGCCAAGCGAGGTAGGCGTAGGCAGCTGTTTGCAAAGTAA